A stretch of the Dyella telluris genome encodes the following:
- the fabG gene encoding 3-oxoacyl-ACP reductase FabG, with protein MSKPLQGEIALVTGASRGIGAAIADELASQGATVIGTATSESGAAAIGERLAANGGHGRMLNVTDGASIDALIDGIAKEFGPVSILVNNAGITRDQLLMRMRDEDWQAILDTNLTSVYRASKAVMRGMMKARKGRIISIASVIGLTGNPGQANYAAAKAGIIAFSKSLAREIGSRGITVNVVAPGFIDTDMTRALPEESKQALLGQIALGRLGEASDIAKAVGFLASPAAAYITGETLHVNGGMYMP; from the coding sequence ATGAGCAAGCCCCTGCAAGGTGAAATTGCCCTCGTGACCGGCGCCAGCCGCGGCATCGGCGCTGCCATTGCCGATGAGCTCGCATCGCAGGGCGCCACCGTCATCGGCACGGCGACCAGCGAAAGTGGTGCAGCGGCGATTGGTGAGCGTCTTGCCGCGAACGGCGGCCATGGCCGCATGCTCAACGTGACCGACGGCGCTTCCATCGACGCGCTGATCGATGGCATTGCCAAGGAATTCGGTCCCGTGTCGATCCTGGTCAACAACGCAGGCATCACGCGCGATCAGCTGCTGATGCGCATGCGCGACGAAGACTGGCAGGCCATCCTGGATACCAACCTCACCTCCGTGTACCGCGCCTCCAAGGCGGTGATGCGCGGCATGATGAAGGCGCGCAAGGGTCGCATCATCTCGATCGCCTCGGTGATCGGCCTGACCGGCAACCCGGGCCAGGCCAACTACGCGGCGGCCAAGGCCGGCATCATTGCGTTCTCCAAGTCGCTCGCCCGTGAGATCGGTTCGCGCGGCATTACCGTGAACGTGGTGGCCCCGGGCTTCATCGATACCGACATGACGCGTGCGCTGCCGGAAGAATCCAAGCAGGCGCTGCTGGGCCAGATCGCCCTGGGCCGTCTGGGTGAAGCCAGCGATATCGCGAAGGCGGTGGGCTTCCTGGCGTCTCCTGCTGCCGCCTACATCACGGGCGAGACCCTGCACGTCAACGGCGGCATGTACATGCCGTAA
- the acpP gene encoding acyl carrier protein — translation MSTIEERVKKIVIEQLGVKEEEVTANASFVDDLGADSLDTVELVMALEEEFETEIPDEEAEKITTVQQAVDYIKAHTKE, via the coding sequence ATGAGCACCATCGAAGAGCGCGTCAAGAAAATCGTCATCGAGCAGCTGGGCGTGAAGGAAGAGGAAGTCACGGCGAACGCTTCGTTCGTGGACGATCTGGGCGCTGATTCGCTGGACACCGTTGAACTGGTGATGGCTCTCGAGGAAGAGTTCGAGACCGAGATTCCGGACGAAGAAGCCGAGAAGATCACCACGGTGCAGCAGGCTGTCGACTACATCAAGGCCCACACCAAGGAGTGA
- the fabF gene encoding beta-ketoacyl-ACP synthase II, translating to MSKRRVVVTGLGIISPVGNDIVTAWDNILKGVSGIGEVTHFDATAYATRIAGQVRDFDPAQWIAAKEIKKMDPFIHYGIAAGTQALRDSGLEVTEANAPRIGVAVAAGIGGLHTIEHTAVELHDKGPRRVSPFFVPSSIINMVSGHLSIMNGLKGPNIACVTACTTGTHNIGLAARMIQYGDADVMIAGGAEFATTGTAMAGFCSAKAMSTRNDAPTKASRPWDKDRDGFVLSDGAGVLVLEEYEHAKARGAKIYAELVGFGMSGDAFHITAPSEGGEGAARSMETALKDGGLNPTDVQYVNAHGTSTPLGDLGEVLAAKRVFGDHAYKLAMSSTKSATGHLLGAAGGVEAIFTILALRDQVLPPTINLDEPGEGCDLDFVPHTARDAKFDVAISNSFGFGGTNGTLAFRRV from the coding sequence ATGAGCAAACGACGTGTGGTTGTAACCGGCCTCGGCATCATTTCGCCGGTCGGCAACGATATCGTGACCGCCTGGGACAACATCCTGAAGGGCGTCAGCGGCATCGGTGAGGTTACCCATTTCGACGCTACCGCCTATGCCACGCGCATTGCCGGTCAGGTCCGTGACTTCGATCCGGCGCAATGGATCGCGGCCAAAGAGATCAAGAAGATGGATCCGTTCATCCACTACGGCATCGCCGCGGGCACGCAAGCCCTGCGCGACTCCGGCCTGGAAGTGACGGAAGCCAACGCGCCGCGCATCGGCGTGGCCGTGGCGGCAGGCATCGGTGGCCTGCACACCATCGAACATACGGCGGTCGAACTGCACGACAAGGGCCCGCGTCGCGTGTCGCCGTTCTTCGTGCCATCGTCGATCATCAACATGGTCTCCGGCCACCTGTCGATCATGAACGGCCTGAAGGGCCCGAACATCGCCTGCGTGACCGCGTGCACCACCGGTACGCACAACATCGGCCTGGCCGCGCGCATGATCCAGTACGGCGATGCCGACGTGATGATCGCCGGCGGCGCCGAGTTCGCCACCACCGGCACCGCCATGGCGGGCTTCTGCTCGGCCAAGGCCATGTCCACCCGCAACGACGCGCCGACCAAGGCCAGCCGTCCGTGGGACAAGGACCGCGACGGTTTCGTGCTGTCCGACGGCGCCGGCGTGCTGGTGCTGGAAGAGTACGAACATGCCAAGGCCCGCGGCGCGAAGATCTACGCCGAGCTGGTCGGTTTCGGCATGAGCGGCGACGCGTTCCACATCACCGCGCCGAGCGAAGGTGGCGAAGGTGCCGCGCGCAGCATGGAAACCGCGCTGAAGGACGGTGGACTCAACCCGACCGACGTGCAGTACGTGAACGCGCACGGTACCTCGACGCCGCTGGGCGACCTGGGCGAAGTGCTGGCCGCCAAGCGCGTGTTTGGTGACCACGCCTACAAGCTGGCCATGAGCTCGACCAAGTCGGCCACCGGCCACCTGCTGGGTGCCGCCGGTGGCGTGGAAGCGATCTTCACCATCCTCGCCCTGCGCGACCAGGTGTTGCCGCCGACCATCAACCTCGACGAGCCGGGCGAAGGCTGCGATCTCGACTTCGTGCCGCACACCGCGCGCGACGCCAAGTTCGACGTGGCCATCTCCAACTCGTTCGGTTTTGGTGGCACCAACGGCACGCTGGCCTTCCGTCGCGTTTGA
- a CDS encoding aminodeoxychorismate synthase component I, translating to MTGVLRKTLHGRRDLLAPAAAFPERYPGLLQSVTHGTPQSRYDILFAFPQETLALLADGQLMDGSLVDGQARPRAGRFLDVLDDAWRAERLPRDPASDLPFHGGWLLLLAYELVGEIETRLRLRAPDVVPTAIALRCPAAVIVDHARGCTVLVAEDGQQALLDRMEADLAAPLDVPALPVATACEEDEPALFLDGVARIHEHLHAGDIFQVNLSRAWRAHFATSPTPAQLYQSLRRANPAPFAGLFQQPTWAVVSSSPERLVEVRDGLAQTRPIAGTRPRTPGDDDVERIRELSTHPKERAEHVMLIDLERNDLGRVCVPGTVEVNELMVVESYAHVHHIVSNVRGRLRDDVTPGEVIAATFPGGTITGCPKVRCMEIIASLENAPRGAYTGAMGYLDRNGDLDLNILIRTFTQSGADVSLRAGAGIVADSVAERELDETRAKARGLLRALGVQG from the coding sequence GTGACCGGCGTCCTTCGCAAGACCCTGCACGGCCGGCGCGATCTCCTCGCGCCGGCCGCTGCATTTCCGGAGCGCTATCCGGGCCTGCTGCAGAGCGTGACGCATGGCACGCCGCAGTCGCGTTACGACATTCTTTTCGCGTTTCCGCAGGAAACGCTGGCCCTGCTCGCCGACGGCCAGCTCATGGATGGGTCGCTCGTCGACGGTCAGGCCCGGCCGCGAGCCGGCCGTTTCCTCGACGTGCTGGATGACGCATGGCGCGCGGAACGCCTGCCGCGTGATCCGGCGAGCGATCTGCCGTTTCATGGTGGCTGGCTGCTGTTGCTGGCCTACGAACTGGTCGGGGAAATCGAAACCCGCCTGCGCCTGCGTGCACCCGATGTCGTCCCGACGGCCATTGCCTTGCGTTGCCCGGCGGCGGTGATCGTCGATCACGCGCGCGGCTGCACCGTGCTGGTGGCCGAAGACGGGCAGCAGGCCTTGCTCGACCGGATGGAGGCGGATCTCGCCGCGCCGCTCGACGTGCCGGCGTTGCCAGTCGCCACGGCTTGCGAGGAAGACGAGCCGGCGCTGTTCCTTGATGGCGTGGCACGCATCCACGAGCACCTGCATGCCGGCGACATTTTCCAGGTGAATCTGTCGCGCGCGTGGCGTGCGCACTTCGCCACGTCGCCGACACCGGCTCAGCTGTACCAGTCGTTGCGACGGGCCAACCCCGCGCCATTCGCTGGCCTGTTCCAGCAGCCAACGTGGGCGGTGGTGAGCTCGTCGCCGGAGCGCCTGGTGGAAGTGCGGGACGGACTCGCGCAGACACGTCCGATTGCGGGTACGCGCCCCCGTACGCCCGGCGACGATGACGTGGAGCGCATCCGCGAACTCAGCACGCATCCCAAGGAGCGCGCCGAGCACGTCATGCTGATCGACCTGGAGCGCAATGACCTGGGGCGCGTGTGCGTGCCGGGCACGGTCGAGGTCAACGAGCTGATGGTGGTCGAGAGCTATGCGCACGTGCACCACATCGTGTCGAACGTGCGTGGCCGGCTGCGTGACGACGTCACGCCGGGTGAGGTCATCGCGGCCACGTTCCCGGGTGGCACCATCACCGGCTGCCCCAAGGTGCGCTGCATGGAAATCATCGCCTCGCTGGAGAACGCGCCGCGCGGCGCGTACACCGGTGCCATGGGCTATCTGGACCGCAACGGCGATCTCGACCTGAATATCCTGATCCGCACGTTCACGCAGTCGGGCGCCGACGTGAGTCTGCGCGCCGGTGCCGGCATCGTGGCCGATTCGGTGGCGGAGAGGGAGCTGGACGAAACACGCGCCAAGGCCCGCGGCCTGTTGCGCGCGCTGGGAGTGCAGGGCTGA
- the pabC gene encoding aminodeoxychorismate lyase, producing MSHRVLVNGEPAAMISVFDRGLSYGDGLFETIRFVHGVAPLWSRHMDRLREGCRRLRLPQPDPEALLREAGEVTHGIVHAVVRITLTRGVGERGYAPPPSPTVTRVVAGFDAPLMSGEAYLSGVRVRWCDTRLSAQPLLAGLKHLNRLEQVLARAEWSDPAVAEGLMCDAGGWVMSGTMSNLFAVIDERLVTPALDRCGVAGVARAELLAARPQAVVSDLHPTDLARASEVFLSSSVRGVLPVQAVGDTVYVPGPVTRALQQHWRDLGFPMEQA from the coding sequence ATGTCCCACCGCGTGCTGGTCAATGGCGAACCGGCGGCGATGATCTCGGTGTTCGATCGCGGCCTGTCCTACGGTGACGGACTGTTTGAAACGATACGTTTCGTGCATGGCGTGGCACCGCTGTGGTCGCGGCATATGGATCGCCTGCGCGAGGGTTGCCGCCGGCTGCGCCTGCCGCAGCCTGATCCCGAAGCGCTGCTGCGTGAGGCGGGCGAGGTCACGCATGGCATCGTGCATGCGGTGGTGCGGATCACACTGACCCGTGGCGTGGGCGAACGTGGCTACGCGCCGCCGCCGTCGCCGACGGTGACCCGCGTCGTCGCCGGTTTTGACGCGCCCCTGATGAGTGGTGAGGCCTACCTTTCCGGGGTGCGCGTGCGCTGGTGCGACACACGGCTTTCCGCGCAGCCGCTGCTGGCGGGCCTGAAGCATCTCAACCGGCTGGAGCAGGTGCTGGCGCGCGCCGAGTGGTCGGATCCCGCGGTGGCCGAAGGCCTGATGTGCGATGCCGGCGGGTGGGTGATGTCGGGCACCATGAGCAATCTGTTCGCCGTCATCGATGAGCGCCTGGTCACGCCCGCGCTGGATCGTTGCGGCGTCGCCGGGGTGGCCCGGGCCGAGCTGCTCGCGGCGCGACCGCAGGCCGTGGTCTCGGATCTGCATCCGACTGATCTTGCGCGGGCCAGCGAGGTTTTCCTCAGTTCCAGCGTCCGGGGCGTTCTGCCTGTTCAGGCCGTGGGCGATACCGTGTATGTTCCCGGTCCGGTTACTCGCGCCTTGCAACAGCACTGGCGCGACCTGGGTTTCCCGATGGAGCAGGCATGA